The genomic DNA GCCAAAATTGCCCGAAATCAAAAGGGTCCATTCCCCTTCGGTGGGGTCCTGTGCAAAAGCCAAGGGGCTCAAAAGCAGTGCACCCACCATCAACATGTGTCTCATGCCACCATTGTGTCAGTTCAAAACATGAGAATGCAGCAGGAGCGCTTCATGCCAGATGAAGGCCACAAAAAACCTTCCTGCAAAGCAAGAAGGTGGTCAGAGAGGGTCAGATTCGGCAAAGCCAGATGTTCAGTCGAAATCAAACCCCAGGCCATCAAAGAAACCTTTGAGGGGAAAGCTGGGAATGGGGGTGCGGGTGCCACCCACAGCGAAATACTCGGTTTTCATGCTTTCCTGCATTTGCTCCAGGTACTCCGGGGGCATCTTGGCAAAGCGGGAGTTGGCCCCCATCTGGCTGCGGTGGGCTTTCATGGAAGCCTGTTTCTGCTCTATGACAGCACTGACATCGAGTTTCACGGCAATGGTCGCATCACTCACGCCATACACTTTTGGGTCCAGGTTCTGGTTGATGCCGGTCTGGGCCATGCGCTCGGCAAAGGACACCGGCAGAACGTTGTAGAACAGGCGTTTGGGGGTGCCAGAAGAATAAAACAGTGCAGTCACTGCCCGGTGAATCACCAGATGGTCAATGTGCCCGTAGCCACCGTGGGGGTCAAAGGTCAGCAGCACGTCAGGGTTGAGGGACTCAATGTAAGGCCTGAGTTTTGCTTCCACCTCAAAAATGTCCTGGTGCATGAAAGCAGAGCCGTTCTCGGTCTGGGTGCGCTCAAAACGCCCTGAATCGTGGTAGCCCAGAAAGATGGGTTCATGGATGCCCAGGGCAGCGCAGGAATCGCGCAACTCCTGTTCCCGTTGTGCGCCCAGATCGGTGATGTGTTCCAGTTCAGGGTCGGTGATCTTGCCCGATTCGCCACGGGTGGCGCAGATCAGGTGCACATCCACCCCAAGTTTTGCATAGTGGGCCAGAACACCCCCTGAGAAAGCTTCGTCGTCCGGGTGGGCATACAGTGCAAGTAATGTCGGCATGTACCTGAGCATAAAGGCTGGGTTTGCGGGGATGTGTGACGGCAGAGGGAATTCTGGAAAGGACAGCAGGAACCCTTCTGCTTCTCTGTTGGTATCGCTTCCAAATTTCCCTTATACTTTTTCCATGCGACAATTGAAAACCTGGCTGCTCAGCCTTGGACTCTTATCCAGCTTTGCTCTTGCCCAGACCCCAGATTTCAGCAACGACCGGATTTACTTCCTGCTCACAGACCGCTTTGCCAACGGAGACACCAGCAACGATCTGGGAGCCAATTCCCAGCAGCCCCTCAACTGGCATGGGGGAGACTTCAAAGGCGTCACCCAGAAGATCAAAGAAGGCTATTTCCAGAAGCTGGGCTTCTCGGCCATCTGGATCACTCCGGTGTACCTGCAGACCCCACCTGTACCCGTGACAGGTGGACCCAATGCTGGAACAGAATTCGCAGGGTACCACGGTTACTGGGCCGAGGATTACTTCAAAGTGGACCCCCATCTGGGCACCCTGGAAGACCTGAAAGAACTGGTGAAAGTGGCGCACGAGAATGGCCTGAAGGTGGTGCAGGACATGGTGGTCAACCACCTGGGCTACGGGGCCACCCTTTCAGAAACGCATCCGGAATACTTCCACACCCAGGCAGATTGCAATGCCAGCAGCAACAAAGATCAGGATTGCGCCCTGGCTGGACTCCCGGACCTCAAGCAAGAGCTTCCAGAAGTGCAGAAACTGCTCAATGATGCGGTGTCTTACTGGGTCAAGGAGGTGGGCATTGATGGCATCCGTATGGACACCATGAAGCACTCCAGCGATGCGTACTGGCCGCAGTTCTTTGCTGAGGGTGGACCTGCAGACCCAGCAAAAGTCTGGACGGTGGGTGAGGTCTTCGATGGCAACCCGGTGTTCCTCTCCAAATTTCTGAACATGGGTTCTCCTTCTGTCTTTGACTTTGGACTGTATGGGGCCATCAAAGACAGCATTTCTGGTGGGGGAGATGCCACAAAAGTGGCAGAGGTGCTGGCCCAGGACAGCGTTTACCCAGATGCCAGAAGGCTCAGCACCTTCATCGACAACCACGATGTCAAACGCTTCATCTCAGAGGCAGCAGAGCGTGGCGTGACTGGAACTGCAGCTGTAGAACGGCTGGATCTGGCCCTCAGCCTGATTTACACCCTACGGGGCACCCCTGTGGTCTACTACGGCACCGAACTGGCCTCTCCCGGAGAGGGTGATCCCTACAATTATCCGCTGGGCCGCAGCAACCGGGAAGACATGAACTTCACCGGAGCCCAGGATGCCCCCATCAGCAAACGCCTGATGACCCTCAACCAGATCAGGGCCAGCACCCCGGCCCTCAGAAACGGCAAGTATGCAGAGGTGTGCAGGCCCTACGGTGACACCAACATCTTTGCTTTCAAACGCTCGCAACTGGGACAGCCTCCGCTGGTGGTGGTGATGAACAACGGGGACAGCCCCATTGACCTGAGTGCATTGCCTCTGGAACTCTCCAAGACTTTTGCAGCCAGCGCACCCCTCAGCGAACTGACCGGGAAAGCCCTGTCTGTCAGCCTGAATGCAGATGGCAACCTGGTGGGCTCCCTGCCTGCCCGCTCTTTCTACATCCTGACCGCAGAAAGAGGAAGCAACCCATACGCTGCCCCGGAAAACCCCTGCATTGCCCTTGCCAAAGCGGGAGGGGCCAGCGCACTGGTCAAAATGAACTTCACTGTGGATGCCCGTTCACAGGGCAATGGTCCCATTGAACTCAGGCGTTTTGACACCGGATCACAGGTCACCTATCCCATGCAA from Deinococcus roseus includes the following:
- a CDS encoding alpha-amylase family glycosyl hydrolase, yielding MRQLKTWLLSLGLLSSFALAQTPDFSNDRIYFLLTDRFANGDTSNDLGANSQQPLNWHGGDFKGVTQKIKEGYFQKLGFSAIWITPVYLQTPPVPVTGGPNAGTEFAGYHGYWAEDYFKVDPHLGTLEDLKELVKVAHENGLKVVQDMVVNHLGYGATLSETHPEYFHTQADCNASSNKDQDCALAGLPDLKQELPEVQKLLNDAVSYWVKEVGIDGIRMDTMKHSSDAYWPQFFAEGGPADPAKVWTVGEVFDGNPVFLSKFLNMGSPSVFDFGLYGAIKDSISGGGDATKVAEVLAQDSVYPDARRLSTFIDNHDVKRFISEAAERGVTGTAAVERLDLALSLIYTLRGTPVVYYGTELASPGEGDPYNYPLGRSNREDMNFTGAQDAPISKRLMTLNQIRASTPALRNGKYAEVCRPYGDTNIFAFKRSQLGQPPLVVVMNNGDSPIDLSALPLELSKTFAASAPLSELTGKALSVSLNADGNLVGSLPARSFYILTAERGSNPYAAPENPCIALAKAGGASALVKMNFTVDARSQGNGPIELRRFDTGSQVTYPMQPDPEHPGFWKTSISVPKNTLLKFKYGNLNPRAQNSGYEGFGEPDRSVVARAENADVQGVYNFIVSPVPPFVLTGKVTRNGQPVANALVALEGENTLFHALTLEDGSYYLPLPAGKQKLRARHPDAGSTEWTEVEGSQQNFNFELK
- a CDS encoding PIG-L deacetylase family protein; this translates as MPTLLALYAHPDDEAFSGGVLAHYAKLGVDVHLICATRGESGKITDPELEHITDLGAQREQELRDSCAALGIHEPIFLGYHDSGRFERTQTENGSAFMHQDIFEVEAKLRPYIESLNPDVLLTFDPHGGYGHIDHLVIHRAVTALFYSSGTPKRLFYNVLPVSFAERMAQTGINQNLDPKVYGVSDATIAVKLDVSAVIEQKQASMKAHRSQMGANSRFAKMPPEYLEQMQESMKTEYFAVGGTRTPIPSFPLKGFFDGLGFDFD